Part of the Mycolicibacterium thermoresistibile genome, GCGACATCGTGCTGGCCGTCTGCGGCGCCGACCATCCCGATGTGCGGTCGGCCATGCTGCGTGCCCCGGCCTGGGGCGCCACCACGGTGTGGATCGGCCACGGGGCCCGGCCGCCGGCCGGCGCCGCGGACCACGTGCTGTGGCTGGACGACCCGGACCCGCGCATCCCCGCCACCGGCGGGTTCGTGCTGCTGTACCACCTGCTGTGGGAACTCACCCACGTCTGCTTCGAACATCCGGGGCTGCTGCGGGAACCGGAGTGCACCGACGAGGTGTGCATCACCTGCAGTGACGACGGCTGTCTGGCCGAGGTGATCGACTCCCCCGGCTCCCCCGGCTGCCCGGGCGGCGTCGGCGGGGTCGTGGCCCGCACCGCCGAGGGCACCGTGACGGTCGACACCTCGCTGGTCGGGCCGGTGGACGCCGGTGACCTGTTGCTGGTGCACGCCGGCCTGGCGATCAGCAAGGTCACCGACGACACCCGCGATGCCGTCACCGGTGACGGGGAGGTGGGCCGATGACCGCGTGGGATGTCCCCTCCCCCAGCGCATCCGGCACATCCGGGGACGGGACCGACTTCCTGTACCCGTTCATCGAGTCCCAGGAGTCCGACCCGCAGACCCTGCTGGCCGACCTGGCCGCGTCCGCGCAGGCGAAGGCCGCCGAGAGCGCCGCCCTGCGGCGCACCACGCTGGCCGCCAACGCCGACCTGCTCAACACCGCCGCCGCCGAGATGGCACGCCGGTTCACCGCCGGCGGCCGGCTGTTCACCTTCGGCAACGGCGGCAGTTCGACCGACGCCGCGACGCTGGCGACGTTGTTCGCCGGCCCGCCGACCGGACGGCCGCTGCCGGCCTGGTGCCTGACCGCCGATCAGGCGGTGCTCACCGCACTGGGCAACGACGTCGGGTTCGAGTTGATCTTCGCCCGCCAGCTGATCGCCCGCGCCCGCCACCAGGACATCGCGATCGCGTTGTCCACCAGCGGCAGCTCCGCGGACCTCACCGCGGCGATGCGGGAGGCCCGGCGGCGCGGCCTGTACACCATCGGCCTCGCCGGCTACGACGGCGGCCAATTCGCCGAAAGTCCGGACGTCGACGCGTGTTTCGTGGTCAGGTCACAGAGCGTGCACCGGATCCAGGAAGCCCAGGCGCTGCTCGGATATCAGCTCTGGGCCCTGGTTCAACAGAACGTCCAGGCGCAGCCGGTGCGGCAGAAGGGAGCCCGAGATGGCTGAGGCAGAGGCCCGGGTCATCGAACGGATCGAGTCGTTCCGCCGGCGGCGGCCGCGGCTGCGGGACGAGATCGTCACCCTGGCGCACGGCGCCGGCGGCAAGGCCTCGGCCGCGCTGGTCGACGCGGTGTTCGTGGAGGCGTTCCGCAATCCGCTGCTGGAGTCGCTCGGCGACGGTGCGGTGCTGCCCCTGCCCGACGGGCGGCGGATGGCGATGTCCACCGATTCGTTCGTGGTGCAGCCGCTGCGGTTCCCCGGCGGTTCGATCGGGCACCTCGCGGTGCACGGCACGGTCAACGACCTGGCCATGGCGGGGGCGGTGCCGTCCTGGATCAGCGCGGCGTTCGTGCTCGAGGAGGGTTTCCCGGTCTCCGAGCTGAAGGAGATCGTCGCCGACATGGCGGACGCGGCCGCGGCGGCCGGCGTCCAGATCGTCACCGGCGACACCAAGGTGGTGGCCAGGGGCGCGGCCGACGGGCTGTTCGTCACCACCGCCGGTGTCGGGTTGATCCCGGCCGGCCGTGAACTGTCCGCCGCCGCGGTCCGGCCCGGCGACCGGGTGCTGATCTCCGGGTCGATGGGGGAGCACGGCATGGCGGTGATGCTGGCCCGCGGCGATCTGGCGATCGACGCCGACATCTGCTCGGACACCGCGGCGGTCAGCGGGCTGGTGGAGACGCTGCTGGCCGCCGCGCCGTCGACCCGCTGGCTGCGTGACCCGACCCGCGGCGGGGTCGGAACGGTGTGCAACGAACTGGCCCGCGCCGCCAACGTCGGGGTGGTACTCGACGAGGAGCGGCTGGTGGTGCGGCCCGAGGTCGCCGCGGCCTGCGAGATGCTCGGCATCGACCTGCTCTACGTCGCCAACGAGGGCAAGTTCCTGGCCGTCGTCGCCGCCGAGGAGGTGGACGCCGCGCTGGCCGCGCTGCGCGCGCACCCGTTGGGCGCCGACGCCGCCGAGATCGGCGAGATCACCACCGAACCCGCCGGCACCGTGGTGCTGCGCACCGCCTTCGGCGGCAGCCGCATCGTCGACATGTTGGTGGGGGATCCGCTGCCACGGATCTGCTGAAACGAAACGGAGAGGATGCCCATGTGCCTCGGGATCCCCGGGCGGATCGTCGAGATCACCGACGCCGAGAACGGTTTGGCGAAGGTGGATGTCAGCGGTGTGCAACGCGTGATCAGCGTGCGGCTGTTGGAGCAGCCACCGGAGCCGGACGACTGGGTGCTGGTGCACGTCGGATTCGCGATGGCCAAGATCGACGAGACCGAAGCCCTGCTGACGTTGGCGGCGGTACAGAAGCTCGGCGAGGCCTACGACTCCGAACTCGAAGGTCTCGACTCATCCTCGATCATCTGAAAGCGAGCGGGCAACATGCGATTCGTCGACGAGTTCCGTGATCCGGCCGCGGCCCGGAAGTTGTTGGCCGCCATCGAGGTCCTCGCCGCCGGCGGCGAGGACGGGGCGCCGTTCAAGTTCATGGAGGTGTGCGGCGGGCACACCCACACCATCTACCGGCACGGCATCGAACATCTGCTGCCGCCGACGGTGGAGCTGGTGCACGGCCCGGGCTGCCCGGTGTGCGTCATCCCGATGGGACGCATCGACGACGCGATGTGGCTGGCCGCGCAACCGGACGTGATCTTCACCAGCTTCGGCGACATGATGCGGGTCCCGGGCTCGAACGGGTCACTGCTGGACGCCAAGGCCCGCGGCGCCGACGTGCGGTTCGTCTACTCACCGCTGGACGCGCTGAAGATCGCCGTCGACAATCCGGACAAACGGGTCGTCTACTTCGCGATCGGATTCGAGACCACCGCCCCGTCCACCGCGGTGACCCTGCTACGGGCCACCGAACTGGGGCTGCGCAACTTCAGTGTGTTCTGCAACCACGTCACGATCGTGCCGCCGATCAAGGCCATTCTGGAGTCCCCGGATCTGCGGCTGTCCGGGTTCCTCGGGCCCGGGCACGTGTCCACGGTGGTCGGCATCCGGCCCTACCGGTTCGTCCCCGAGGTGTACCGGAAGCCGTTGGTGGTGGCCGGATTCGAACCGCTCGACATCCTGGCGGCGGTCGCGATGCTGCTGCGCCAGATCCGCGAGGGCCGGTGCGAGGTGGAGAACCAGTACTCCCGCATCGTGGCGCCGCAGGGCAACCCGGCCGCGCTGGGCATGCTGGCCAGGGTGTTCGAGCTGCGACCGCATTTCGAGTGGCGCGGGCTGGGCTTCATCTCGCAGAGCGCGCTGAAGCTGCGCGACGAATTCGCCGACTACGACGCCGAGCGGTTGTTCGACATGCCCGGCGTGCGGGTGGCCGACCCGAAGGCCTGCCAGTGCGGTGAGGTGCTCAAGGGTGTGCTGCGCCCGTGGGAGTGCAAGGTGTTCGGCACCGCGTGCACACCGGAGACCCCGATCGGCACCTGCATGGTGTCCTCGGAGGGCGCCTGCGCGGCGTACTACAACTTCGGCCGGCTGCACCGCGACGCGGCCACGCTCGTGGGGCAGGCCGGGCGGGGGTGACGGCCGTGGGTCCCCCGACCGCCGCGGTCCCGACCGGCGCCGAATCGGACGGTGTGCTGATGTTCGCCCGGTACGCCTACGCGCCGAATCAGCTCGGCTACTGCGGCCCGGTGGAGAGCGCGGCGCTGCGCAGCGGCTCGGAGCAGCGCATCCGGGCGGCGGCCCGCCGGTTCTCCGGCGCCTGGCCGTATCTGCAGGTGCTGGCCCGGCTGACCGGTATCGCCGACCCGCTGGATTCCCGGCTGGTGCGGGCGTACTGGCTGGGTGGCGGGGTGTGCGACCAGCTGGATCCGGCCGAGTTCTACGCCGAACTGCTGGCGGTGATCGGACCGCAGGCCGGCCACTACTGGACGCATCTGACCCCGGAGCTGGCCGCGGAGGCCACCGGCAACCACTGCTTCCACGTGTTCGGGGTCTATCCGTGGTCGCGGCTGCTGGGTCGGGGCATGGACGAACATCCGGTGCATGTGCTGGACAGCTGCCGGATCACCCCGGCCGAGGTGCTGGACCGCGACGGGGATCAGATCGTGGTCCGCAGCCGGCCGCTGCTGTTCGAGGACCGGCGGTTGCGGCTCGGCGAGCCCACCACCCGGACGGTGGCCGTGTCGGTCGACGGGCACAGTGCGCTGCCCGATGTGGCGGCCGGTGACCGGATCGCCCTGCACTGGGACTGGATCTGCGGTCGGCTCGAGCCGGAGCAGATCGCGAGCCTGGACACGTCGACCGAGCGGCAGCTGGAGCTGACCAACCGCCGGCTGGGGGTGGAGCTGTCATGAGGCCACGCATCGTCCAGACCGACGACCAGATCGGCTTCCACTGGGTCACCCCGGCCGGCGCAGCGACCACGCTGCGCGAGCTGGTGGTCGACGATGACGAACCGGATCGGTTGGTGGCCACGCACATCGAGGCGCTCGACGATGCGTTGATCATCGCCGCCGAACGGTTCGGCGAACTCCTCGGTGGCGGCAGGCCGCCGCGGGATCAGCAGGAGCGCGACGGGCTGTCGGAACTGCACCGGGTGTTGGACCTGCTGTGTTTCGACTACGCGGCGGCGCTGGACGCGGCGGGACTGACGGCCGATGTGCGGGCCGGTCAGATCATCGGGACGGCGACGCTGTTCTCGATCTGCGCCCGCCGGCCGTTGGGGCTGCTCGGGCCGGCACCGTTCGACGGGGAGCTCGACGATCCGGCGCTCGGGGTGGTCGCGGGTTTCGGGGAGATGCACCAGGTCGATCCGCGGCGACCGTGGCTCGGCGGCCGCTGGCTGGTGCGCACCGAGTCGGGCCGGCGGTTCCCGTTGACGCTGTCGATGCTGTTGTTCGACAGCTCCGGGGTCAACAAGGACGCGGCCCGCGTCGAGCATCTGGACGCCATCGAGCGGGTATTGACCGCCGCCGACCGTCCGGAGGCCGATCCGCTCGCGGTGGCGTGCGCGTTGGACTGGTTGTTGTACGACTGGCTGATGGCGCACCGGGCCGACCAGGACAGCGCCGAGATCGTCATGCCCAAACGCCACGAATCCGATGCCGGTCTGCTGGTGCGGGCCGCCGCCGCGTCGGTCGCCGCCCGCGCGACCGTCGATCCGGGCCTCGGAGTGCCGGCCCGTCAGTTCGGATAGAACACCGGATAGAGCACCGTGGGGTCCGTCCCGGACCCGGCGGCCGCCGGTGGTGCCGGGGGAACCGACGCCGGCGCGACCTCCGCGGGCGGGGCCGGCTGGAGTGGGTGCGCCTCCCCCGGTGCGCCGGGACCGGACGGGCCGCAGCCGGCCAGGATGCGGGCGATCGCATCGTGTTCGGCCTGCGTCATCCACAGGCCGTACGCGGATTTGATGTCGACGATGCGGCTGACGTAGGTGCAGCGGTAGGACCGGTTGGGTGGCAGCCAGGTCGCCGCATCCCCGTCACCCTTCTGCTGGTTGGCCCACCCGGCGGTGGCCTGCAGGTTCATCGGATCGTTGGCGAAATTGCGCCGTTTCACCTCGTCCCACTGCTGGGCGCCCTTCTGCCAGGCGTCCGATAACGCGACGACGTGGTCGATCTGCACCTCGGCGGAGGTGTCCCGGCCGCGCCGGAACTCGATCGTGGTCCCGGTGTAGGGGTCGTGCAGGGTGCCGGACAGTACCGCGCACCCGTTGGAGCCCGGCCGCAGTTCGATGTCGACCAGGTCGCGGCGCAGGATGTCGTTTCGGGTGTCACAGCCGTTGCGGCCGCCGGGCACGGACACGTCGTCGGTCCACCGCTCGCCGAACTGCCGGCGGTCGTAGCCGGTCTTCGGTGCCCGGCCCTTGATCGGAATGGTCGCCAGCTTCTCCAGCGCCTCGTTGGATTGCTGCTCGATCCGGTGCGGTTCGCCGGTGTCGGCCGGGGCGGGGGCAGGGGGACCGGCAGCCGAGCCGGTGGGTGGCTCCGCGACCGTGGGGAACGACGCACCGGGACCGTCGGCCGCACAACCGACCGCCAACGCGGCCGCGACCACGGCGGCGGCCACCGCGTACCAGCGGCTGCTGGTTTGCTGCATGTTCGCCAGTCTCCTGTTGTCCGTCGACTGTTCAGCCGACCTTCACGTCGAACGAGCCCCAGCGTAGGCGTCAGGTCCGACATGCGCGGGTGCGGTCGCGTCGCACCGTCGCACCGTGTAGGCACATGGATATGGGTGATTACTGGTCGTCAGTGCTGCTGATCGCGGCCCTGTTGTTGCTCAACGCGGTGTTCGCGGGCAGCGAGATCGCGCTGATCTCCCTGCGCGAGGGGCAGCTCCGGCAGCTCGAACGCCGCGGCGGTCGCACCGCCCGGACCCTGGTGCGGTTGGCCCGCGACCCGAACCGTTTCCTGGCGACCATTCAGATCGGCATCACCCTGTCGGGATATCTGGCGTCGGCGGCCGCCGCGGTCACCCTGGCGCAGCCGCTGATCGGGATGCTCGGATTCCTTGGCACCGCCGCGCCCGCGGTGGGCATCGGCCTGGTCACCCTGATCCTGACGTTCATCACGCTGGTGGTCGGTGAGCTGGCTCCCAAGCGGCTGGCCATGCAGCACGCCCAGCGCTGGGCGCTGCTGGTGGCGCGGCCGCTGAACGTGATCGCCGGGTTCTCCCGCCCGGTGGTGTGGCTGCTGAGCAAGGCGACCAACCTGGTGGTGCGGCTGCTCGGCGGCGACCCCGACATCCGCCAACAACCCCTCACCCCGGAGGAGTTGCGGGATCTGGTCGCCGGTCACCGCGGGCTGACCAGCGAACAGCGGATGATCATCAGCGGCGCGTTGGAGATCAACGAACGCACGCTGCGGGAGGTCGTGGTGCCGCGGCTGGCGGTGGTCACCCTGGGGGCCGACATGCCGGTCGTGGAAGCCCGCAGGGTGCTGGCCGAGGCCGGGCATCAACGCGCCCCGGTGGTGCGCAACGCGAGCCTCGACGAGGTGGTCGGGGTGGTTCACCTGCGGGATCTGCTCGGCGACGAGGGCATCACCGCCGACGTCGCGCGTCCGGTGGTGCGGTTTCCGGACTCGCTGCGGGTGTCGGAGGCGTTGCGCCGGTTCAAGGCGGAGCGGGAGCAGTTCGCCGTCGTCCTCGACGAACACGGCGGCGCCGAGGGCATCATCACGCTCGAGGATCTGCTGGAGGAGATCGTCGGCGAGATCTACGACGAGGCCGACAGCGATGTGCAGCAGGTGCAGAACCTCCCCGACGGCAGCGTGGTGTTGCCGGGCACCTTCCCGATCCACGATCTGACCGACATCGGCGTCGATCTCGGTCCGGCCGCCGAGGGTGACTTCACCACGATCGCGGGCCTGGTGCTGGATGCGTTGGGCCGCATCCCGACCGAACCGGGCGACTGCGTCGAACTGCCGGACTGGGCGGTCGAGGTGACCGCGGTGGCCCAGCACACGATCACCGAGGTGCGTCTCATTCCTCGGCGCACCGCGGGCCCGAAAACCGACCAATAGCCACCCGAAAGCGGACCAACAGCCTTCACAGTCTCCGCGAACGTGCATTCCGCGCGGAAAATGGGCGGATGGACCGCAGCAGTTGCACGTTCGGCGCGGCGAGTCGGCAGCACGGGGCCGGCCCCGATCGGCGCGGCGCTGGAACCGGTGCGGCGAGCCGGCCCGATCGCGTGAGCGGCGAGACCGCTTCGTGACCTGACCGGGTCCGAACCGAGGCCGGTTTCCCCTGCGCGGCAGATCGGGACCGTGACCTTGGCTTCCGACACTGAACCCATGCCTGTCGAAGAAACCATGTGGAACCTCCCCGTCACCCGGGATCAGGAACGGCGCGGGCTGGAACCGCTGCGCGCGGTGCTGGCCGAGATGATCGCCAGACGGCTGCCGCCGGGTAAGCGGTTGCGCCGGGTGGTCACCTGGTGCGCCGACGGCGGCGGCCTGTTCCGCCCGCGCGCCTACACCCGGATGTACGCCGTGGCCTACGAAGTGGAATTCGCGCTCTGACGACTGCCCCCACCGCGGCCGGCCGGCAGCCGAACCTGCCAAGATGACCGCGTGGGCAAGAACGAACGGGCGAAGATCGTCATGACCGACGACGAGATCGCCGAATTCATCGAACGCAGTCGCACCGCCACGTTGGCAACGCTGTTGCCGGACGGTCGGCCGCATCTGGTGGCGATGTGGTACGGCGTGATCGACGGCGACATCTGGTTCGAGACCAAGGCCAAGTCGCAGAAGGCGGTCAACCTGCGCCGCAACCCGACCCTCACCGTGTTGATCGAGGACGGGCACACCTACAACACGTTGCGCGGTGTCTCCATCGACGGCACCGCGGAGATCGTCGACGACGATCCCGACATGCTGCTCCGCGTCGGGATCAGCGTGTGGGAGCGCTACACCGGGCCGTACACCGAGGACATGAAGCCCTACGTCGAACAGATGATGAACAAGCGGATCGCGGTGCGGGTCAAGGCCTCCCGGTACCGCAGCTGGGACCACCGCAAACTCGGTCTGCCCGACATGCCGGTGGCCGGCAGCACCGCGAAGTATCTGACCGATGGTGCCTGAACGACCCAAGCAGCTGGACTCGCCGCTGCTGCCGGTGATCTTCCGCTACGCCACCCGCGCGCAGGTGTGGGTGTACCGCAGGACCGGCGGACGGATCGGCGGTAAGTGGCGCATCGGCGCGGGTTTCCGCAAGCCGGTGCCGACGCTGCTGCTCGAACACCGCGGCCGCAGATCCGGCAAGACCTTCGTCGTCCCGTTGCTGTACATGCGCGACGGCGACGACGTCATCGTGGTCGCCTCCCAGGGCGGGCGGCGGGAGAACCCGCAGTGGTACCGCAACCTGGTGGTCGACCCCGATGTGCACATCGAGATCGGCGGGCAGCGGTTGCCGGTGCGGGCGCGCACCGCGACGCCCGAGGAGCGGGCCCGGCTGTGGCCGCGGCTGGTCGAGCTGTACGCCGACTTCGACACGTATCAGAGCTGGACCGACCGCGAGATCCCGGTGGTCATCCTGCAGCCCCGTTAGGCCGAATTCCGCCGAGCTTCTCCACCTCGTCGAGGGTGGGCGCCCGGAAGCCGCCGTGCGCCAGCCCGGTGGCCATCGCGCTGCCGATCGGGCCGCGCCGGTCGAACAGCGTGGCCACCCCGGTGGCGATGCCGGCGTGGCTGTAGTGGGTGACCGCGGACAGGCCGATGTCCGGGCCGTCCGGCAGCCGGCTCAGTGTCAGCGTGTAGTCCGGGTTGATGTAGTACAGCCCGGCGTCGCCGAACTGGGTCAGTGAGCTGGTGATGTCGCCGGCCAGTGCCGCCCGGGTGAACGGGGTCAGGTCCACACCGTCGATCAGCGGGTTCAGCTCTCGCACCCAGCCGTGCTTCGGCCCGACGTACTGCCACGGTGTGAAATCCGGACCGGCGGTGGGGTTGTCGAGGTCCGCCCCGTACAGCCAGAACGCCATTCCTCCGGCGAAGCCGGTGTCGGGGAACCGCGACGGCCGCGGCGGCACGTCGACCGGGGTGCTCCACACCTTGCCGGGTGGATGGTCGCCGGGCCGCAGGAGCAGCGTGCTGGCGCGGGACACCACGGTGTCGTCCTGAACGATTTCGCTGTCCACCAGCCGCAGCCGGCTGCTCGAGCGCACCACGGTGGTGCGCAGCCGCATCGGGGCCAGGGCCACCGGCCGTAACAGGTCGACGGTGAACCGGGTGGGGTGGAAGTCGGCGTCCCAGGCGTCGCGTTCCACGGCGTGGGCCAGCAGTCCGCCGATGAAGGTGCCGCTGAGCTGGTCGCCCCACGGACCCTTGGTGAGCGGTGACGGAATGTACCGGTCACCGTCGATACCGAAGTAGGCGGCTCTCGTTGCTGAGGTGCTCATCGGGGCCGACCCTACCGAGGGCCGGTCCGCCGCCGGATAGCTGGGCTAAGAATCGGCGAGGCGGCGATGCTCCTCGGTCGCGGCGTCGGTGACGTCGGTGTATTCGGGGTGCTTGCCGACGTAGTTCTGCACCATCTGACACACCGGCACGATCCGCAGTCCGGCGTCGCGGGTCTGCCGCAGCGCCTCGCCGATGAGGATGGTGGCCAGACCGCGGCCCTCGAAGGCGCTGTCGACGGTGGTGTGGGTGAAGACGCGTTGGTCGCCGTGGTCGATGAAGTCGGCGCTGCCCACCGACTTGTTCTTGACCGCGATGGTGAACCGGCCGTCACCCGGTGCGACGGTGGTGGGGGCGCCGGTCTTGTCGGTGGTCATGGCGGTTTCTCCTCATGTCTGCTTCGTCATGTCTGCTTCGTCGACGACACACCGCGGCGGTTTGGTGTCAGCAGGTGGCACCGATCCGCCGCAGTGTCACGTTCCAGTGGGGTTTTCGCGGGGCCGCAGCCTGGCGTGCGGCAGCGGCGGGGCCGGCAGCCGGGGGCGCGGTCCGCGGTAGCCGTCGACGGCGCCGAACCGC contains:
- a CDS encoding D-sedoheptulose-7-phosphate isomerase: MTAWDVPSPSASGTSGDGTDFLYPFIESQESDPQTLLADLAASAQAKAAESAALRRTTLAANADLLNTAAAEMARRFTAGGRLFTFGNGGSSTDAATLATLFAGPPTGRPLPAWCLTADQAVLTALGNDVGFELIFARQLIARARHQDIAIALSTSGSSADLTAAMREARRRGLYTIGLAGYDGGQFAESPDVDACFVVRSQSVHRIQEAQALLGYQLWALVQQNVQAQPVRQKGARDG
- the hypE gene encoding hydrogenase expression/formation protein HypE, encoding MAEAEARVIERIESFRRRRPRLRDEIVTLAHGAGGKASAALVDAVFVEAFRNPLLESLGDGAVLPLPDGRRMAMSTDSFVVQPLRFPGGSIGHLAVHGTVNDLAMAGAVPSWISAAFVLEEGFPVSELKEIVADMADAAAAAGVQIVTGDTKVVARGAADGLFVTTAGVGLIPAGRELSAAAVRPGDRVLISGSMGEHGMAVMLARGDLAIDADICSDTAAVSGLVETLLAAAPSTRWLRDPTRGGVGTVCNELARAANVGVVLDEERLVVRPEVAAACEMLGIDLLYVANEGKFLAVVAAEEVDAALAALRAHPLGADAAEIGEITTEPAGTVVLRTAFGGSRIVDMLVGDPLPRIC
- a CDS encoding HypC/HybG/HupF family hydrogenase formation chaperone; this encodes MCLGIPGRIVEITDAENGLAKVDVSGVQRVISVRLLEQPPEPDDWVLVHVGFAMAKIDETEALLTLAAVQKLGEAYDSELEGLDSSSII
- the hypD gene encoding hydrogenase formation protein HypD, yielding MRFVDEFRDPAAARKLLAAIEVLAAGGEDGAPFKFMEVCGGHTHTIYRHGIEHLLPPTVELVHGPGCPVCVIPMGRIDDAMWLAAQPDVIFTSFGDMMRVPGSNGSLLDAKARGADVRFVYSPLDALKIAVDNPDKRVVYFAIGFETTAPSTAVTLLRATELGLRNFSVFCNHVTIVPPIKAILESPDLRLSGFLGPGHVSTVVGIRPYRFVPEVYRKPLVVAGFEPLDILAAVAMLLRQIREGRCEVENQYSRIVAPQGNPAALGMLARVFELRPHFEWRGLGFISQSALKLRDEFADYDAERLFDMPGVRVADPKACQCGEVLKGVLRPWECKVFGTACTPETPIGTCMVSSEGACAAYYNFGRLHRDAATLVGQAGRG
- a CDS encoding DUF6390 family protein, encoding MFARYAYAPNQLGYCGPVESAALRSGSEQRIRAAARRFSGAWPYLQVLARLTGIADPLDSRLVRAYWLGGGVCDQLDPAEFYAELLAVIGPQAGHYWTHLTPELAAEATGNHCFHVFGVYPWSRLLGRGMDEHPVHVLDSCRITPAEVLDRDGDQIVVRSRPLLFEDRRLRLGEPTTRTVAVSVDGHSALPDVAAGDRIALHWDWICGRLEPEQIASLDTSTERQLELTNRRLGVELS
- a CDS encoding HNH endonuclease family protein; this encodes MQQTSSRWYAVAAAVVAAALAVGCAADGPGASFPTVAEPPTGSAAGPPAPAPADTGEPHRIEQQSNEALEKLATIPIKGRAPKTGYDRRQFGERWTDDVSVPGGRNGCDTRNDILRRDLVDIELRPGSNGCAVLSGTLHDPYTGTTIEFRRGRDTSAEVQIDHVVALSDAWQKGAQQWDEVKRRNFANDPMNLQATAGWANQQKGDGDAATWLPPNRSYRCTYVSRIVDIKSAYGLWMTQAEHDAIARILAGCGPSGPGAPGEAHPLQPAPPAEVAPASVPPAPPAAAGSGTDPTVLYPVFYPN
- a CDS encoding hemolysin family protein; amino-acid sequence: MGDYWSSVLLIAALLLLNAVFAGSEIALISLREGQLRQLERRGGRTARTLVRLARDPNRFLATIQIGITLSGYLASAAAAVTLAQPLIGMLGFLGTAAPAVGIGLVTLILTFITLVVGELAPKRLAMQHAQRWALLVARPLNVIAGFSRPVVWLLSKATNLVVRLLGGDPDIRQQPLTPEELRDLVAGHRGLTSEQRMIISGALEINERTLREVVVPRLAVVTLGADMPVVEARRVLAEAGHQRAPVVRNASLDEVVGVVHLRDLLGDEGITADVARPVVRFPDSLRVSEALRRFKAEREQFAVVLDEHGGAEGIITLEDLLEEIVGEIYDEADSDVQQVQNLPDGSVVLPGTFPIHDLTDIGVDLGPAAEGDFTTIAGLVLDALGRIPTEPGDCVELPDWAVEVTAVAQHTITEVRLIPRRTAGPKTDQ
- a CDS encoding pyridoxamine 5'-phosphate oxidase family protein, with the translated sequence MGKNERAKIVMTDDEIAEFIERSRTATLATLLPDGRPHLVAMWYGVIDGDIWFETKAKSQKAVNLRRNPTLTVLIEDGHTYNTLRGVSIDGTAEIVDDDPDMLLRVGISVWERYTGPYTEDMKPYVEQMMNKRIAVRVKASRYRSWDHRKLGLPDMPVAGSTAKYLTDGA
- a CDS encoding nitroreductase family deazaflavin-dependent oxidoreductase encodes the protein MVPERPKQLDSPLLPVIFRYATRAQVWVYRRTGGRIGGKWRIGAGFRKPVPTLLLEHRGRRSGKTFVVPLLYMRDGDDVIVVASQGGRRENPQWYRNLVVDPDVHIEIGGQRLPVRARTATPEERARLWPRLVELYADFDTYQSWTDREIPVVILQPR
- a CDS encoding acyl-CoA thioesterase domain-containing protein, which produces MSTSATRAAYFGIDGDRYIPSPLTKGPWGDQLSGTFIGGLLAHAVERDAWDADFHPTRFTVDLLRPVALAPMRLRTTVVRSSSRLRLVDSEIVQDDTVVSRASTLLLRPGDHPPGKVWSTPVDVPPRPSRFPDTGFAGGMAFWLYGADLDNPTAGPDFTPWQYVGPKHGWVRELNPLIDGVDLTPFTRAALAGDITSSLTQFGDAGLYYINPDYTLTLSRLPDGPDIGLSAVTHYSHAGIATGVATLFDRRGPIGSAMATGLAHGGFRAPTLDEVEKLGGIRPNGAAG
- a CDS encoding GNAT family N-acetyltransferase, whose translation is MTTDKTGAPTTVAPGDGRFTIAVKNKSVGSADFIDHGDQRVFTHTTVDSAFEGRGLATILIGEALRQTRDAGLRIVPVCQMVQNYVGKHPEYTDVTDAATEEHRRLADS